A genomic window from Corvus hawaiiensis isolate bCorHaw1 chromosome 29, bCorHaw1.pri.cur, whole genome shotgun sequence includes:
- the MEF2D gene encoding myocyte-specific enhancer factor 2D isoform X1 has protein sequence MGRKKIQIQRITDERNRQVTFTKRKFGLMKKAYELSVLCDCEIALIIFNHSNKLFQYASTDMDKVLLKYTEYNEPHESRTNADIIETLRKKGFNGCDSPEPDGDDSIDQSPLMEDKYRKGSEDLDILFKRYGSTVPAPNFAMPVTVPVTNQNTLQFSNPGSSLVTQSLVTSSLTDPRLLSPQQPALQRNTVSPGLPQRPASAGAMLGGDLNNTNGACPSPVGNGYVSARASPGLLPVSNGSSLGKIIPAKSPPPPSHGTQLAANSRKPDLRVITSQSGKGLMHHLTEDHLALQNTQRLGVSQATHSLTTPVVSVATPSLLTQGLPFSAMPTAYNTDYQLTSAELSSLPAFSSPGGLSLGNISAWQQQQQQQQQQQQQQQQQQQQQQQQQQQQQQQQPPQPQQQPQQQHLVPVSLGNLIQGSHLSHTTTLTVNTNPNISIKSEPVSPNRERNTATPLSTFPHQPRHEPTGRSPVDSLSSNTSSYEGSSERDDPARPDFGSSLGLLRPTSEPEGESPSVKRMRLDTWVT, from the exons GTGACCTTCACCAAGCGCAAGTTCGGCTTGATGAAGAAGGCCTACGAGCTGAGTGTCCTGTGTGACTGCGAGATTGCCCTCATCATCTTCAACCACTCCAACAAGCTGTTCCAGTATGCCAGCACCGACATGGACAAGGTGCTGCTCAAGTACACCGAGTACAACGAGCCCCACGAGAGCCGGACCAACGCTGACATCATTGAG ACGTTAAGAAAGAAAGGTTTTAACGGCTGTGACAGCCCAGAGCCCGACGGCGACGACTCCATAGACCAGAGCCCCTTGATGGAGGATAAATACCGCAAAGGCAGCGAGGATCTGGATATCCTGTTCAAGCGATACGGT TCCACAGTGCCCGCTCCAAACTTCGCCATGCCCGTGACGGTGCCAGTGACCAACCAAAACACACTGCAGTTCAGCAACCCGGGCAGCTCGCTGGTGACCCAGTCCCTGGTGACCTCCTCGCTGACAGACCCCCGGCTCCTGTCGCCGCAGCAGCCTGCGTTGCAGAGGAACACGGTGTCCCCGGGGCTGCCGCAGCGGCCAGCCAGCGCAG GGGCGATGCTTGGGGGAGACCTGAACAACACGAACGGAGCCTGCCCGAGCCCCGTGG GAAATGGCTACGTGAGTGCCAGAGCCTCTCCAGGTCTCCTTCCCGTGTCCAatggcagcagcctgggcaaGATCATCCCAGCCAAgtccccgccgccgccctcgCACGGCACGCAGCTCGCCGCCAACAGCCGCAAGCCGGACCTGCGCGTGATCACCTCGCAGAGCGGGAAGGGGCTGATGCATCATCTG ACCGAGGACCACTTGGCTCTG CAAAACACACAGCGGTTGGGTGTCTCTCAGGCAACTCACTCTCTGACCACACCAGTTGTTTCCGTGGCGACTCCGAGTTTGCTGACACAGGGGCTGCCCTTCTCGGCCATGCCCACAGCGTACAACACAG ATTATCAGCTGACGAGCGCTGAGCTATCCTCGCTGCCGGCGTTCAGCTCACCTGGAGGGCTGTCCCTTGGCAACATctctgcctggcagcagcagcagcagcaacagcagcagcaacagcagcagcagcaacaacaacagcaacagcagcagcagcaacaacagcagcagcagcagcagcagccgccgcagccgcagcagcagccgcagcagcagcacctggtcCCGGTGTCACTAGGAAACTTAAT ACAAGGGAGTCACTTGTCCCACACCACCACTTTGACTGTCAACACCAACCCCAACATCAGCATCAAGTCGGAGCCCGTCTCGCCCAACCGGGAGAGGAACACTGCCACCCCGCTCAGCACCTTCCCCCACCAGCCCCGGCACGAGCCCACCGGCCGCTCGCCCGTCGACAGCCTCAGCAGCAACACCAGCTCCTACGAAGGCAGCAGTGAGCGGGACGATCCCGCCCGCCCCGATTTCGGCTCATCCCTGGGCCTCCTGCGACCCACCAGCGAGCCCGAGGGGGAGAGCCCCTCCGTAAAGCGCATGCGGTTGGATACCTGGGTCACATAA
- the MEF2D gene encoding myocyte-specific enhancer factor 2D isoform X2, giving the protein MGRKKIQIQRITDERNRQVTFTKRKFGLMKKAYELSVLCDCEIALIIFNHSNKLFQYASTDMDKVLLKYTEYNEPHESRTNADIIETLRKKGFNGCDSPEPDGDDSIDQSPLMEDKYRKGSEDLDILFKRYGSTVPAPNFAMPVTVPVTNQNTLQFSNPGSSLVTQSLVTSSLTDPRLLSPQQPALQRNTVSPGLPQRPASAGAMLGGDLNNTNGACPSPVGNGYVSARASPGLLPVSNGSSLGKIIPAKSPPPPSHGTQLAANSRKPDLRVITSQSGKGLMHHLQNTQRLGVSQATHSLTTPVVSVATPSLLTQGLPFSAMPTAYNTDYQLTSAELSSLPAFSSPGGLSLGNISAWQQQQQQQQQQQQQQQQQQQQQQQQQQQQQQQQPPQPQQQPQQQHLVPVSLGNLIQGSHLSHTTTLTVNTNPNISIKSEPVSPNRERNTATPLSTFPHQPRHEPTGRSPVDSLSSNTSSYEGSSERDDPARPDFGSSLGLLRPTSEPEGESPSVKRMRLDTWVT; this is encoded by the exons GTGACCTTCACCAAGCGCAAGTTCGGCTTGATGAAGAAGGCCTACGAGCTGAGTGTCCTGTGTGACTGCGAGATTGCCCTCATCATCTTCAACCACTCCAACAAGCTGTTCCAGTATGCCAGCACCGACATGGACAAGGTGCTGCTCAAGTACACCGAGTACAACGAGCCCCACGAGAGCCGGACCAACGCTGACATCATTGAG ACGTTAAGAAAGAAAGGTTTTAACGGCTGTGACAGCCCAGAGCCCGACGGCGACGACTCCATAGACCAGAGCCCCTTGATGGAGGATAAATACCGCAAAGGCAGCGAGGATCTGGATATCCTGTTCAAGCGATACGGT TCCACAGTGCCCGCTCCAAACTTCGCCATGCCCGTGACGGTGCCAGTGACCAACCAAAACACACTGCAGTTCAGCAACCCGGGCAGCTCGCTGGTGACCCAGTCCCTGGTGACCTCCTCGCTGACAGACCCCCGGCTCCTGTCGCCGCAGCAGCCTGCGTTGCAGAGGAACACGGTGTCCCCGGGGCTGCCGCAGCGGCCAGCCAGCGCAG GGGCGATGCTTGGGGGAGACCTGAACAACACGAACGGAGCCTGCCCGAGCCCCGTGG GAAATGGCTACGTGAGTGCCAGAGCCTCTCCAGGTCTCCTTCCCGTGTCCAatggcagcagcctgggcaaGATCATCCCAGCCAAgtccccgccgccgccctcgCACGGCACGCAGCTCGCCGCCAACAGCCGCAAGCCGGACCTGCGCGTGATCACCTCGCAGAGCGGGAAGGGGCTGATGCATCATCTG CAAAACACACAGCGGTTGGGTGTCTCTCAGGCAACTCACTCTCTGACCACACCAGTTGTTTCCGTGGCGACTCCGAGTTTGCTGACACAGGGGCTGCCCTTCTCGGCCATGCCCACAGCGTACAACACAG ATTATCAGCTGACGAGCGCTGAGCTATCCTCGCTGCCGGCGTTCAGCTCACCTGGAGGGCTGTCCCTTGGCAACATctctgcctggcagcagcagcagcagcaacagcagcagcaacagcagcagcagcaacaacaacagcaacagcagcagcagcaacaacagcagcagcagcagcagcagccgccgcagccgcagcagcagccgcagcagcagcacctggtcCCGGTGTCACTAGGAAACTTAAT ACAAGGGAGTCACTTGTCCCACACCACCACTTTGACTGTCAACACCAACCCCAACATCAGCATCAAGTCGGAGCCCGTCTCGCCCAACCGGGAGAGGAACACTGCCACCCCGCTCAGCACCTTCCCCCACCAGCCCCGGCACGAGCCCACCGGCCGCTCGCCCGTCGACAGCCTCAGCAGCAACACCAGCTCCTACGAAGGCAGCAGTGAGCGGGACGATCCCGCCCGCCCCGATTTCGGCTCATCCCTGGGCCTCCTGCGACCCACCAGCGAGCCCGAGGGGGAGAGCCCCTCCGTAAAGCGCATGCGGTTGGATACCTGGGTCACATAA